DNA from Ignavibacteriales bacterium:
CCTCAAAATTGTATGAGTCAATACTCCGAATCGTACTGCCATCATAACCGCCAAAAATATAGAGTATTCCATCTACTATTTTACCGCTTGTTTCTTTTGCTTCAAGCAAGTCTGGTAACCTTTTCCAAGTCGCTCTGATTGGATCATATTCATAGAAGCGTTTTGCGTAGGTGTTCATGATCTTGCCTCCAATGACATTTGTGACTCTTCCACCAAAAAAATATATTTTATTATTCCAGACTGCTGAACCTGCATGTTTAACGGGATATGGATTTTCCTTTCCAAAAGAGATCTGATTTGTCTTAAGGTCGAAGATTTCCATCTTATCAAATAATGATCGGAAGTCGGATGTAAAATACTCACCGTTAAAAACATATATTTTATTTTCAGCCTTTACAAACTCAGCGTTGCAATATCTTTTAGGCTTGAGAACCTCCGATAATATAGTCCATTTATTATTTGCTGGATCATATGTTTCAATACTATTTGACAAGTATACTAATCCGCTGGTGTTGCCACACACCGCATAGATATTTTTGCCATCGGAGGTATAACCCATACCGTAACGCTCAGAATTCATATCTGCTAAAGGTTTGAAATCTACTTTTACTTGGGCGAATTGAACGTTACTTGATAGAACAATAACTATAGCTGCGATAACTTTAATTGCTAATTTCATTTTGCCTCCCTTTTAGTTATCAAACTTTTAATGAACTCGATAATTCTTTTACAACAACATCCATACATTCACTGATTTATTCTTTATTCTGGGTTACAGTTGAACTTTAACGACCGAATAATTTCTCCAATTATCAATTAGCTCGATATCTATTCCCTTGTAAGCTTCACTCGTGCAAAGGATTGCAGTTTTCCATTTTCTTCACCATCCATCACCCACTGCCAGGTACCGGAATCACTGTCATACACAAATGTTGTGTGGAAAAGACTGTTGTCACTCCCATGGAATAAGAACGCCATTTTATTGCTGTCCCGTTCTGCATGCGCAATTGCTTGAGCCGAAAGACCGCCTCCACCTGTAACGTCGAGCCAGAGACATGCGTACTGATTCAACTTTTCATCCCATCCGATGAAAACGATTGCTTCATACATCGCTTCGCCGTTGGAATTTTTATCGCGAGATATTTCGTGAACTTGAATGTACTGATGACCGAGCACCCACTTGATGTCAACATCATGCGTTGTCTCTTCTCCTGCTATTGTACCTTGAAGAACCCACTGGCCTGTCATTTGATCTAGCAAGGAATCCTGAAATGTTGTTTGTTGAGCTGGAATAGACACCTGAAATAGAACAAAGGCTAAAAAGATTTTCATGATTGTTTTCATTTATTTTTCTCTTAAAAAATGTGTTGGTGTCTAATTATTTTTTCATCCTTTAATGATTATTCCATGTAAAAGTTTGGTCCTTAACGACAGGAGAAATAGTTGGTTAATAATTAATGAAACGGAATTACCAAAGGTATTCTGATCTGGGAGTATTGAACTATTTTTTTGAAACGAGGACAAATCTATTCAGCCGGAATTATTTCCAAACCGTGCGGCTTAAATAAATTTTTATCATTTGCCGCATTTGAATAATCATCAAGAAGTAAAGAAGTTACTTTTTACAATGACGGTATTTACTGATTTCGTTTTTCTTCCCCTCAAATTGTAAACGCTCAGCTTGATGAATCCTTATTAACCCCATGTTGTTGCAGTATGTTATAAGGTAGAATGTTTTATTTCTACTACAAACTAAATTTAAATGAATTAATTAGCAATCGATTTTTCATCCCCCAAATTTTATTCCTCGGGTTTCTTCTTTTGCAATTCCTCCTCTGCCTTATATTCCGCATAATATCGTTTTTTGCTTCCTTCATAACTATCAATCTGAACAAGTACGCCTTCAAGCTTTCCGTTTACAAGCGGAATTCTTCTGCTAGTTTTAAGACCGATCGATTTTCTAAGAACCGGATCGCCAGTGTAGATAAACGCAGTTGTTCCTTTGCATTTCTGCTTTATGAAATCACCCAGCTCTTCGTAAAGTTTCTTTACTTCTTCAAAATCTCCCATCCGGATTCCGTACGGCGGGTTTGTAATTAATGTACCGTTTTCAAATTGTTTTACATGCTGAAAAGGTTGACCGGATAATTCAACATTTTCGGAGAATGGTAATCTGGATAAATTTTCTTTAGCCACCGGAATAATTCTCTGAGATTTGTCGCTTCCGCTTATTAATCCCTTTGGAAGCGGGCGTATCTTAGAATCCAAATCTGCTTTCACATTTTCCCAAATTTCTTTATTGAAATCGGGCAAGTAAAAAAACCCAAAATTTGTACGAAGCTTTTGAGCCGGAATTCTGCAGTAATGCATCAACGCCTCGCAAAGAATTGTCCCCGAACCGCACATACAATCCCACAAAGGATTTTGTCCGTCCCATTTGCTCAGCCGTATAATCGCCGCGGCAAGTGTTTCCTGCATCGGAGCTTCACCCGCCAATAATCTGTATCCTCTTTTATGAAGCGACTCTCCCGAAGTATCCAGACTTATTACCGCCACATCTTTTTCGATATGAAGATTAATCCGAACGTCGGGATTAACAGTGTTAACATCAGGACGAATTCCGTTACTAACTTTTCTAAAATAATCTGCTATGCCATCCTTCAAACATTGCGAAGCATATAAGGAATTATTGATTTGACTTTTTGCTACCGAAGCTGTGATTGCAAAAGTTTTATCCACAGAGAAAAATTCTTCCCATTTAATTTTCTCGGCGGTTTTTATCAACGTATTTGTATTAACACACTGAAATGTAAGCAGAGGTGCCAGCACACGAGATATCAAGCGTGATGTATAATTGATTCTGTAAAGAGCTTCGGGACTAGCTTCAAAATAAACTCCTCTGTATGCAACTTTAGTATTTACCGCTCCCAATTCTTTCAGTTCCTCTTCACAGAAAGTTTCCATCATTCCCGGAACCTGTGCAAAGAAACTGTTATTTATCTGATATTCGTACATTAATTAAAATCCTTTTTTTACTGTTTATGAATAAATTCTCCTAAAATCAGTTTTTAAGATACTTAAGGAATTCGGCTACCGGTTTTCCATCAAATTTTTCAAATATATATCGGAATCCGCCTCCATAGACGGGATCTGAATTCTTTTCTATAATTTTCATCTGGTCATTTTTTGCAGGGTCGTTTATGGAATTAAGGAAGAGGTAAGATACGTAATTAGAACTCCCCTCTCTAATATTATCCGGATGGTCTCCGTTAGTATTTTCCAGCATCCAAGCATGCATTAATTCATGCGCAATTGTAGCTTCAACAGAAATTTTGGAAACGCCGTTTAGAACATAAATTATATGTGAGGTTGAATTACTAACTAATTTATCATTCTCATATTGAGTTCTAGTTTGTGAGTCGCAGTATCCTTGCCCCAGTTCACCGGCACCTTTGAATTTGTTGGTGAGGAATTTCTTGTCTACTCCTAAGATCGAAATCCTTTTCATGTCTACAATAATTCCAAATGACACAAGTCTTGAAGAAACGATACTTAATAATTCCTTGAACTGATATTGGTCAAATACCGCATCCCTTCTACATAGATTACAAATATTTCTTCCATCGGGGTATTTAATCCCCCCGCCGGTAAGCGCTTGACAAATAAGTCTGCCGCAGCATTCGCATTTATTTAATTCCGCGGAATGTTCTTTGTGATATTTGTTCCCGTAGATATCAATATTAAATACCCCTTTTAATGGTGCGTTACATATTGAACATTTTGGAAGAATATAATTTTCATAACAACTTTCATGATATTTCTTATTCTCATAAACGAAATATTCTCCTACAAGAATTTTATTGCAGTATGCGCAGTACAATCCTTTAGTTTTAACCTCGCATTCTTTATGATAATATTTCCCATTATCTTTATAGTAATCCCCGATAATCTGTTTTCCGCATACCGAACAGATAAAATGTTCCGGATGATAATTATAGTTATCAACCCGAAGATATTTCCCCGTTATCACACTACCGCAAGTGTGGCAATAAAGTTTCTCCTGCGCATTAGAATTCGAATTGAGCGTTAATAGAAACAAAAAGATTAATAATGTATTTATTAAGAGGGAGTGATGTTCTTTTCTATTTAGTTGAAGTAATGATATCATTTCTTAATTGCCATTATGCTAGTATAGTTTACTTTACTCATTTATTTGTAATAAATCGTTGTGTGATTTTTAATGTAATCCGTTAAAACGGTTTTATCGTTGCACATGGTATCTCTAACCCCGCGATTAATCGCGGGGTTAATAAATAAATACTTATTTTTCCAACTGTTTTAACAGTTTATTTAAAAACATTTTTTAGTTCACACAACATGTTGTTATAATAGTTTAAAAACGAAATTATAGTGCAAACATAGGACAAATCAAGAAAAGATAATAAAAAACCTCTCCGGTTCTTTAACAAACCGGAGAGGTAGAGTGAGAGGCAAAATATGCATCGAAAGTTTCGGGGCCCTTTCTCCCCTTATGCCTCGGATAATTTTACTATACTTTTCAATCTATTTTTGAATGAAGACTTATAAACTTGCAACAGTGTCTGTAGTTTTTGAATACTCTTTTTCGAGTAGGTAGCCATTATAAAATTTTTCGCAGATATACCTAACATGACTGTTTTCATTAAATTTTGCAGCTCTGCTAACCATGTAAACCCCTTGAGCAGCTCCGATCTTTATTAAAGAGAGGGCAGCAATTATTCTTTCTTCATCGGTTTTTCCGTCGCGAAGCATTGCGATTAAGGGAATTACTGCTTTCTGAGATTTCATTTCGCCAAGATTAAAAGCGCAGCTTACTTTTAATCCTTCATTATCAGACGCTAATCCAATAAGACGGTTTAATTCAATTGTTTCATATGTGTTAGCGACCGGTATGCTCTTATTCTCTCCGGCAATTAATACCGAACTGAATAGAATTGTTGTTGCCAGAACAACTGCAAATAATAATCTTGCTTTCATGGTACGCCTCTCTTTGTTTTGTTAGTGAATTTTTAATTAGTAATTCACAGTAAATACTTTTTTTTGCTTTCACTTATTGAGACGAGGTAATGTTGAAAGAGTTCTGTCTTAATTGAAAAACGACATGATCATGCGGTGGATAAATTGTGGGACTTAATTTCAACAATTCTAAGAAAATGCTGTTTGAACCTTCTTATGGGTTTTTGTATAATGCCGGCGCACTTTTTCAAATACTATATCAAAGGAGATTTAACGATGTTAAGAAAACCAATGCTGACTTCATTTTTAATTTTATTTACGTTCGGATTAATAACGGCTCAAGAAGTAAAACCGCAAAATGCCGATAACATATATAACGCTGCGTTAAAAGAAGCAAAAGCATCTGACAAAAATGTGTTCCTTCTTTTCCATGCATCCTGGTGCGGATGGTGTAAACGTTTAGAGAAAGCAATTCAGAGCAATGAGCTCAAAAAAATATTTGAAGATAATTATGTTATTACTCATCTCGATGTTGAAGAAAGAGGAGAAAAAATAGCCCTATTGGAAAATCCGGGCGGAAGCGAAATAAAGAAAAATTTTGGAGGAGAAGAAGCCGGTTTACCTTTTTATGTTTTCCTTGATGAAAGCGGTAAAAAACTCGCCGATTCGAATGTAAGTGATAATAATTCTAATCTTGGTTATCCGGGAAGTAACGAAGAGATTGATGCATTTGGAAAATTGCTGAAGTTATCCGCGAAACATATGAGTGAGAAACAATTTGCCGCCGTAAAAGAATACCTTCAAAAGAACGCACCTAAACCGGCTCCGGCGCCTGCACCTAAAAAATAAGAATGCTGGTTTAAATGATTTATAGAAGGACTCTACTTTTCCGAAGAGTCCTTCTAATAATTATTAATTTCTTTTAACTTTCCGGATCATTTCTGCTGGATGCACCGTAGATGTGAAACTTAAAATCTTTTAATAATTCTTTCGCTTCTTCTAATTGAGATCCATCCACATAAAATTTAGCCGGTTGTATTAAAGGGTCAACACTCAAAAAATTTTCGCCGAAAACATAATAATCTATTAATGCATCATCCAATATAGATTTTATTAATGCTATATCACCTTGATTCAAAGAAGAGACAAATTCCAAGTAGTTCTGCCTGTTTAATATTTTAGGCGGATTAACACTGAGATCAATAAATGATTCGCATTCCGGACAATGAAATTTTCCAGAACTTCTTTCAATATCTGAAAGTTCAATTTTACTTGAACAATTTGGGCAATTAATTTCCGACGATAATAATTGAGCTGGAAATTCCTTTTTTAATATTTCTTGGCACTCTGCTTTTTTACAGTAATAATATTCGGTCCCTGCATCCAGACACAGCTCGCAATAATGTTGACCGCAATTGTGGCATGTAGAAAGTGCTTTTTTTGAAGGATGATTAACACAATTTTCCATTTAGGCCCACCTTTCTCTTTATAATATCTTACCCACCAACAAGCAATTATCCATTGTTATTTTTTCTTTTTCTTCATTAACATCATCATTGCACCGTCACCTTTTTTTGTTAACATTACAGAATATTGATCATTACCGATCCAAGAAAGCATAGTTACGCCAAGCATGCTGTTATCAGTATATGTAGAACCAAACTTCTCAAGTAGAAGTTTCTTAAAAATATTAAAAAGTTTATTAGCACTTTCTTCATCCTCTTTCCCGTTGCTAATCATTCTCCCCATTAAAAGACCATCCCCTTTAAACATGTATCCAATGCCAACTGATAGAGGTTCAAAATAATCATAATACATTAAAGTCTTAACCCCCATAGATTCCTTCTCTTCAATCTTTTTTTCTGAAAGACTATCTTTGACGGCAGAATATGTGCGATTAAAAGATTCATTGAAAAATTTATCAATAGAAAATTGGGCTGATACCTCAATTTTAAAAAACACTAGAATTAAAAGGGTCCATTTGAAAAATTTCATTTTATTACCTCTCAGAAACAATTGATGATATTGTTTTTAAGTTAGCTGTCACTCCCGTTATTGCATTATTATGCAATTAAAGAATGATATAGTACATTATATTTGTTTCATTATTTATTTGCGACGATTAACATTTCAAAGTCATCGGTTGTAAGTCTATCACTTCGATTAAATGCACCTAGCTTAGCTCCAAAAATGTCGATCGTTTGAAAATTTAGTGATTTTAATAACCAAGTAATTTCTGAAGGCACATAGTATCTTTCACTGCAATTCAGTTCTAACTTGTTGCCGGAATCGTCTTCGGCAAAAGTCGTACTGTAATCACGGAAGGTCATTAGATCGAACGAATTGCTATCATATGTAGCGTTCCCGGCTTCAGTTGAGTTAGCAAGGAAATCTTTGACAGAATGGAACAATGGAAAAAGTCCATTTAACGTTGTGAAAATAAGTTTACCATTATTTTTTAATGCATTCGCAGCGTTTTGAAGAATCTGATAATTCATTTCATCTGTTTCCATAAGTGGAAAAGCCCCTTCACAGAGCATAATTACCAAATCAAATTCATTTGAAAATGTTAATGCTCTTGCATCTTGCTTTTGAAAATTAATGTACAGATTGCTTATAAATGCTTTTTCTTTTGCTCGCTTCAATTGTGATTCAGACAAATCAACTCCAGTTACATTGTAACCTCGTTTTGTTAATTCAATCGTATGCCGCCCCGTACCGCAACCTATATCCAATATTCTGATCTGTTTGTTATACCCTATTTCTTTTTCGATAAAATCACATTCGCCAATAGTTCCTTGGGTGAAGTTTTCGTTGTCGTATTGTAATCCGTAATTTTCAAACAAAGTTTCATACCACTGTTTCATAATTTATTACCCCATAATTTCTTTCTAGTAGGACTGTGTTGTGTAAATAATAGCTGCCTCGAAGATTTTTTCATAAGAAGAGTGTATTATTTTTCGATTTTTCTAATAACATTATTGGATTACCCCATCACACAATTGTAACTTAAAAGAAAATTTAGTTGCAGTCAACCGAGCTAAAGATAGAGGCGGGAAAGTGTACTAAAAGTACGAATGAAGAAACAATCCAAGTC
Protein-coding regions in this window:
- a CDS encoding THUMP domain-containing protein, producing the protein MYEYQINNSFFAQVPGMMETFCEEELKELGAVNTKVAYRGVYFEASPEALYRINYTSRLISRVLAPLLTFQCVNTNTLIKTAEKIKWEEFFSVDKTFAITASVAKSQINNSLYASQCLKDGIADYFRKVSNGIRPDVNTVNPDVRINLHIEKDVAVISLDTSGESLHKRGYRLLAGEAPMQETLAAAIIRLSKWDGQNPLWDCMCGSGTILCEALMHYCRIPAQKLRTNFGFFYLPDFNKEIWENVKADLDSKIRPLPKGLISGSDKSQRIIPVAKENLSRLPFSENVELSGQPFQHVKQFENGTLITNPPYGIRMGDFEEVKKLYEELGDFIKQKCKGTTAFIYTGDPVLRKSIGLKTSRRIPLVNGKLEGVLVQIDSYEGSKKRYYAEYKAEEELQKKKPEE
- a CDS encoding LIM domain-containing protein — its product is MISLLQLNRKEHHSLLINTLLIFLFLLTLNSNSNAQEKLYCHTCGSVITGKYLRVDNYNYHPEHFICSVCGKQIIGDYYKDNGKYYHKECEVKTKGLYCAYCNKILVGEYFVYENKKYHESCYENYILPKCSICNAPLKGVFNIDIYGNKYHKEHSAELNKCECCGRLICQALTGGGIKYPDGRNICNLCRRDAVFDQYQFKELLSIVSSRLVSFGIIVDMKRISILGVDKKFLTNKFKGAGELGQGYCDSQTRTQYENDKLVSNSTSHIIYVLNGVSKISVEATIAHELMHAWMLENTNGDHPDNIREGSSNYVSYLFLNSINDPAKNDQMKIIEKNSDPVYGGGFRYIFEKFDGKPVAEFLKYLKN
- a CDS encoding thioredoxin family protein produces the protein MLRKPMLTSFLILFTFGLITAQEVKPQNADNIYNAALKEAKASDKNVFLLFHASWCGWCKRLEKAIQSNELKKIFEDNYVITHLDVEERGEKIALLENPGGSEIKKNFGGEEAGLPFYVFLDESGKKLADSNVSDNNSNLGYPGSNEEIDAFGKLLKLSAKHMSEKQFAAVKEYLQKNAPKPAPAPAPKK
- a CDS encoding class I SAM-dependent methyltransferase, with product MKQWYETLFENYGLQYDNENFTQGTIGECDFIEKEIGYNKQIRILDIGCGTGRHTIELTKRGYNVTGVDLSESQLKRAKEKAFISNLYINFQKQDARALTFSNEFDLVIMLCEGAFPLMETDEMNYQILQNAANALKNNGKLIFTTLNGLFPLFHSVKDFLANSTEAGNATYDSNSFDLMTFRDYSTTFAEDDSGNKLELNCSERYYVPSEITWLLKSLNFQTIDIFGAKLGAFNRSDRLTTDDFEMLIVANK